A stretch of Chitinophagaceae bacterium DNA encodes these proteins:
- the gatC gene encoding Asp-tRNA(Asn)/Glu-tRNA(Gln) amidotransferase subunit GatC has translation MEVNDALVDKLAHLARLKFDDTGKAAIRNDLQKMIRFVDKLNELDTTGVEPLLHMSDNLNILRADEVKGSISREDGLKNAAVHDEHFFKVPKVIKK, from the coding sequence ATGGAAGTAAACGACGCGTTGGTGGATAAACTGGCTCACCTGGCCCGGCTGAAATTTGACGACACCGGGAAGGCTGCCATCCGGAATGACCTGCAGAAAATGATCCGGTTTGTCGACAAACTGAACGAACTGGATACCACCGGTGTTGAGCCTTTGTTGCACATGAGCGATAACCTGAACATCCTGCGGGCCGATGAAGTAAAAGGAAGTATTTCCAGGGAAGATGGTTTAAAAAATGCCGCTGTCCATGATGAACATTTTTTTAAAGTGCCCAAAGTCATTAAAAAGTAG
- the trpS gene encoding tryptophan--tRNA ligase, with amino-acid sequence MEKKKEIVMSGIRPTGFLHLGNYFGAIRNYVKMQEEFECYFMVADLHSLTTHPDTKELRSNVHRVLAENIASGLDPDKVALYCQSHVPETAELYLYLNMMAYKGELEKTTTFKDKVRLNPQNVNAGLLTYPVLMASDILLHRARYVPVGKDQEQHLEMARTFANRFNHRYGEVFPEPLAFNFNQELVKVPSLDGAGKMSKSENQMATLYLADDDELIRKKVMKAKTDSGPTEPGSPKPDYIENIFLLMKLVSSADVMQKFEADYNNCSIRYGDMKKQLAEDMVGFIAPIRNKVDAILNDEKGLKQIMEQGAEKANKSAHATMKLVREAMGLKYY; translated from the coding sequence ATGGAAAAGAAGAAAGAAATAGTAATGAGTGGGATCCGCCCCACCGGTTTTTTGCACCTGGGAAATTATTTCGGGGCTATCCGTAACTATGTGAAAATGCAGGAGGAATTTGAATGTTATTTCATGGTTGCCGACCTGCATTCATTGACCACCCACCCGGATACGAAGGAACTGAGATCAAATGTTCACCGGGTATTGGCCGAAAATATCGCCTCCGGGCTCGACCCGGATAAAGTGGCATTGTATTGCCAGAGCCATGTACCTGAAACGGCGGAGCTTTATCTCTACCTGAATATGATGGCCTATAAAGGGGAACTGGAAAAAACAACCACCTTCAAAGATAAAGTGCGGCTGAACCCGCAAAATGTAAACGCCGGGTTACTGACCTATCCCGTTTTAATGGCTTCAGACATCCTTCTGCATCGTGCCCGGTATGTACCGGTAGGTAAAGACCAGGAGCAGCACCTGGAAATGGCCCGTACATTCGCCAACCGGTTCAATCACCGTTATGGCGAGGTTTTCCCGGAGCCACTGGCATTTAATTTTAACCAGGAACTGGTTAAAGTGCCAAGCCTTGACGGGGCAGGCAAAATGAGCAAAAGCGAAAACCAGATGGCGACCTTATACCTTGCGGATGATGATGAACTGATCCGGAAAAAAGTGATGAAGGCAAAGACCGACAGCGGTCCAACAGAACCCGGTTCCCCCAAGCCCGATTATATCGAGAACATCTTTTTATTGATGAAACTAGTGAGCAGTGCAGATGTGATGCAAAAATTTGAAGCGGATTATAACAACTGCAGTATCCGTTACGGGGATATGAAAAAGCAGCTTGCCGAAGATATGGTTGGCTTCATAGCTCCCATAAGAAACAAGGTAGATGCTATTCTGAATGATGAAAAGGGGCTTAAGCAGATCATGGAACAGGGTGCAGAAAAAGCCAACAAAAGCGCCCATGCCACGATGAAACTGGTGCGGGAAGCGATGGGGTTAAAGTATTATTGA
- a CDS encoding deoxynucleoside kinase: MAKTKKPKHIAVAGNIGAGKTTLTEMLSKHYKWIPQFEDVDHNPYLNDFYEDMPRWSFNLQIFFLNSRLNQLLEIHRGTETVIQDRTIYEDANIFAPNLHDMGLMSKRDFDNYYKFFETLKTMVQPPDLLIYLKASVPTLVAQIQKRGREYEENIRLDYLKKLNEFYNNWIDNYKEGPLLIVDADKNKFAENEEHLGQVITNIDSTLFGLF; encoded by the coding sequence ATGGCAAAGACAAAAAAACCAAAGCATATTGCAGTGGCCGGGAATATTGGAGCCGGTAAGACGACCTTGACGGAAATGCTGAGCAAGCATTACAAGTGGATCCCCCAGTTTGAAGACGTGGATCATAACCCGTATCTGAATGATTTTTATGAAGACATGCCCCGCTGGAGTTTCAACCTGCAGATATTCTTCCTGAACAGCCGCCTTAATCAATTACTGGAAATTCACCGGGGTACTGAAACGGTGATCCAGGACAGGACCATTTATGAGGATGCGAATATTTTTGCTCCCAACCTGCATGATATGGGTTTGATGAGCAAACGGGATTTTGATAACTATTATAAGTTTTTCGAGACATTAAAAACAATGGTGCAGCCGCCGGACCTGCTGATCTACCTGAAAGCCTCCGTACCTACGCTGGTGGCACAAATACAAAAGCGGGGCAGGGAATATGAAGAGAACATCCGGCTGGATTATTTAAAAAAGCTGAATGAGTTCTATAATAACTGGATCGATAATTACAAAGAAGGCCCTTTACTGATCGTTGATGCGGATAAGAATAAATTTGCAGAAAATGAGGAACACCTTGGGCAGGTGATCACCAATATAGATTCTACTTTATTTGGGTTGTTTTAA
- a CDS encoding response regulator transcription factor produces the protein MNEIKVAIADDHKIFRKGVILSMRSYTNIKFVMEADNGEDLLARIPEAQPDVILCDLKMPVKDGIDTTKLITKNYPNIRVIILTMYEDERFVGHLMDCGAAGYLLKSTEPSEIKKAIIDVMRTGFYLNPFVNKVLIKKNYSKQKFNPTLTSEVVLSEREKEVLTLVCMEFTAAEIAAKMDISARTVEAIKDRLMERFGVKNSVGLVFYAMKNSLID, from the coding sequence ATGAATGAAATAAAAGTTGCCATTGCGGATGACCACAAGATCTTCAGGAAAGGAGTGATCCTTTCCATGCGGTCTTATACCAATATCAAGTTCGTTATGGAAGCCGATAACGGGGAAGACCTGCTTGCGAGGATACCGGAAGCCCAGCCTGATGTGATCCTATGCGACCTGAAAATGCCTGTAAAGGATGGCATCGATACCACCAAACTCATTACCAAGAACTACCCCAATATCCGGGTCATCATTCTTACCATGTACGAAGATGAGCGTTTTGTGGGGCATTTAATGGACTGTGGTGCTGCCGGCTACCTTCTCAAAAGCACCGAACCGTCTGAGATCAAAAAAGCCATTATAGATGTAATGCGGACCGGGTTCTACCTGAACCCATTTGTGAATAAGGTACTCATCAAAAAGAATTACTCCAAACAGAAATTCAATCCTACCCTTACATCGGAAGTGGTATTGAGCGAACGGGAAAAAGAGGTGCTTACCCTGGTCTGCATGGAATTTACAGCAGCCGAAATCGCCGCAAAAATGGATATCAGCGCCCGGACAGTAGAAGCGATCAAAGACAGGCTGATGGAACGGTTTGGCGTTAAGAACTCTGTAGGACTGGTGTTCTATGCCATGAAGAATTCGCTGATAGACTAG
- a CDS encoding two-component sensor histidine kinase, translating into MYFLQATNNSAGINTTLFLGTLGMLTLAIAIVGFVIFHQRKVIRYNSQLKKLEEEKQQILLNASIRFQEEERNRIAADLHDDAGPLLATARLYLNENLVNQEKAQQLQSIFSAKQILDDAILLIRNISHSLMPPTLKNFGLESASTDLFQKIGASGSLNASARFHDYRTRLKVEQELLVFRIIQELVNNILKHSNAGFIHLTQNVSGKKMYFRIHHDGTGIVQADFEKLNHSTLGLGLKNIASRIKVLNGRIFFEIDPSHTYYKVTIEIPREPAI; encoded by the coding sequence ATGTATTTTTTACAAGCGACCAATAATTCTGCAGGAATAAACACAACTTTATTTCTAGGAACTTTGGGCATGCTCACTCTTGCCATAGCCATTGTGGGTTTCGTAATTTTCCACCAGCGCAAAGTGATCCGGTATAACAGCCAGTTAAAGAAATTAGAGGAAGAGAAGCAACAGATACTGTTAAATGCCTCCATACGCTTCCAGGAAGAAGAGCGTAACCGCATTGCTGCCGACCTGCATGATGATGCCGGCCCATTGCTGGCCACCGCCCGGCTTTACCTGAATGAGAACCTGGTAAACCAGGAAAAAGCCCAGCAATTACAAAGTATTTTCAGCGCCAAACAGATACTGGATGACGCCATCCTGCTGATCCGTAATATCAGTCACAGCCTGATGCCCCCCACCCTTAAGAATTTCGGACTGGAAAGCGCTTCTACCGACCTGTTCCAGAAGATCGGCGCCAGCGGAAGCCTGAACGCAAGCGCACGTTTTCATGATTACCGCACCCGCCTGAAAGTGGAACAGGAACTGCTGGTCTTCCGGATCATACAGGAACTGGTAAATAATATCCTTAAACACAGCAATGCCGGCTTCATTCACCTGACACAGAATGTGAGCGGCAAAAAAATGTATTTCCGTATTCATCACGATGGTACCGGTATCGTACAGGCCGATTTTGAAAAACTGAACCACAGCACGCTTGGGCTTGGTTTAAAAAACATTGCCAGCCGTATCAAAGTCCTCAACGGAAGGATATTCTTTGAAATTGATCCAAGCCATACCTATTACAAGGTAACCATAGAAATTCCCCGGGAACCAGCCATTTAA
- a CDS encoding response regulator transcription factor, producing MRNDHIIKIAIADDHKIFRDGIKMALSGKENLKMLWEAEDGKDMMHKIAIKKPEVLLMDIRMPEIDGINAIQLIRKEYEDIKIIVLTMYDDQQMISKMMEMGANAYLTKTTDPEEIYEAILTCMNDDFYFNELVNKAVMGKLMQKKNVRQHYGSNTPVHFNEKELKILKLLAEDKTTEEISKIIFLSPRTIETIRQNMKTKVDAKTIGGLIMYGMRNKLIE from the coding sequence ATGCGTAACGACCACATCATTAAGATCGCGATAGCCGATGACCACAAGATCTTCCGTGACGGCATTAAAATGGCCCTCTCCGGAAAGGAGAACCTGAAAATGCTTTGGGAAGCCGAGGACGGGAAGGACATGATGCATAAGATCGCTATTAAAAAGCCGGAAGTGTTGCTGATGGATATAAGGATGCCCGAAATTGACGGGATCAACGCCATCCAGCTCATCCGGAAGGAATACGAGGACATCAAGATCATTGTACTTACCATGTACGACGACCAGCAAATGATCAGCAAGATGATGGAAATGGGGGCAAATGCCTACCTCACCAAAACCACGGATCCCGAAGAGATATACGAGGCCATTCTCACCTGCATGAACGATGATTTTTATTTCAATGAACTGGTCAACAAGGCCGTGATGGGTAAACTGATGCAGAAGAAAAACGTGCGGCAGCATTACGGCAGCAATACCCCTGTTCACTTCAACGAAAAGGAACTCAAGATCTTAAAACTGCTGGCCGAGGATAAAACAACAGAGGAGATCTCCAAGATCATCTTTCTCAGCCCCCGCACCATTGAAACCATACGCCAGAACATGAAGACCAAGGTGGATGCCAAGACCATCGGTGGACTGATCATGTACGGCATGCGTAATAAGCTCATCGAATAG
- a CDS encoding response regulator transcription factor has product MKETIPYKLILADDHILLRDALANLINSFDEFRVIATAGNGEEVKQAIGNGNRPDIILMDLNMPGSDGYETSEWLQENHPEIKVMILTMYDSEMALIRLLRIGVNGFLKKDIHPSELRNALLTVSAGEYYYSNRTTGKIASLFRKNQEKRSPIENAILNDTEIRFLRLVCTDMTYKEIAHAMHMTPRNIDTYRDALFDKLDVKSRVGLAIYAIRNGIVIF; this is encoded by the coding sequence ATGAAAGAAACAATCCCATATAAACTCATCCTTGCCGACGACCATATCCTGCTCCGGGATGCCCTGGCGAATCTTATCAATAGTTTTGATGAGTTCCGGGTCATTGCCACGGCCGGCAACGGGGAAGAAGTAAAACAGGCGATCGGAAACGGCAACCGGCCTGATATTATCCTCATGGACCTGAACATGCCCGGATCAGACGGCTATGAGACATCGGAATGGCTGCAGGAAAATCACCCGGAAATAAAAGTAATGATCCTGACCATGTACGACAGTGAAATGGCGCTGATACGGCTCCTGCGTATTGGCGTGAACGGCTTCCTTAAAAAAGATATCCATCCTTCCGAACTGAGAAATGCCTTACTGACGGTATCGGCAGGAGAGTATTATTATTCCAACCGGACAACCGGCAAGATCGCTTCTTTATTCCGGAAGAACCAGGAAAAGAGATCACCGATCGAAAATGCGATCCTGAATGATACGGAGATCAGATTCCTGAGACTGGTTTGCACCGATATGACCTATAAGGAAATTGCCCATGCCATGCACATGACCCCCAGGAATATAGACACGTACCGGGATGCCTTATTCGATAAACTGGATGTAAAAAGCAGGGTGGGACTGGCCATCTATGCCATCAGGAACGGGATTGTGATCTTTTAG
- a CDS encoding sensor histidine kinase: MEIQEQTFQNISREIHDNIGQKLTLAKLHLNTLSYSNIDQANLQVNDSVNMISEAINDLSDISRSMNSDILLNNGLIKALEFEAAQLIKSGKYTIDFSVTGNPVFLDANTELVLFRIAQEALNNIIKHAGASAIDILLHYDNCSLTMIIKDDGKGFYTGEHSFGTGLPNMKKRAAALKGNLVISSTPDVSTQIKIEIPLYERNNPI; this comes from the coding sequence TTGGAAATACAGGAACAGACCTTTCAGAATATTTCCAGGGAGATCCACGATAACATTGGCCAGAAACTCACATTGGCTAAACTTCATTTAAATACACTTAGTTACAGTAATATTGACCAGGCCAATTTGCAGGTCAACGATTCTGTAAACATGATTTCTGAAGCTATAAACGACCTGAGCGATATCAGCCGGAGCATGAACAGTGATATCCTCTTAAACAATGGCCTGATCAAGGCGCTGGAATTTGAAGCGGCCCAATTGATAAAATCGGGTAAGTATACAATTGACTTTTCTGTAACCGGAAATCCTGTTTTCCTGGATGCCAATACCGAACTGGTCCTTTTCCGTATTGCACAGGAAGCATTGAACAATATTATAAAACATGCCGGCGCTTCTGCCATAGATATACTTTTACATTATGACAACTGTTCATTGACGATGATCATCAAGGACGATGGGAAAGGTTTTTACACCGGTGAGCATTCCTTTGGAACCGGTTTGCCGAACATGAAAAAGCGGGCCGCTGCATTAAAAGGCAACCTGGTGATCAGCAGTACCCCGGATGTATCCACGCAGATAAAAATTGAAATACCACTTTATGAAAGAAACAATCCCATATAA
- a CDS encoding aminotransferase class IV family protein — protein MEYFSYNGKLFEENRNVIGANSRGLRYGDGLFETIKSHKGQLLFADDHFERMWNGLDQLQFRIPVHLTAGKLKTEILELLEKNRHKELARIRLCLFRGNGGLYDEINHNPEYLIQTWALPDNAGQWNSNGLTMGIYSEARKSRDCLANLKHNNFLPYVMAALHAKKQKWNDAVVLNDAGRICDTSIANIFLIKDEVISTVPLDEGCIAGVTRKNVIKLLAENDIRVREAPIRVEELLDADEVFLTNSISNIRWVQSMGDKKYSNRYTREIYSGIFSTILK, from the coding sequence ATGGAATATTTCAGTTACAACGGTAAATTATTTGAGGAAAACAGGAACGTTATCGGGGCAAACAGCAGGGGGTTAAGATATGGGGACGGATTGTTTGAAACAATAAAAAGCCATAAAGGGCAACTGCTTTTTGCTGATGATCATTTTGAACGCATGTGGAATGGATTAGATCAGCTGCAGTTCAGGATACCGGTCCATTTAACAGCCGGTAAATTGAAAACAGAGATCCTTGAACTCCTGGAAAAAAACAGGCACAAAGAACTGGCAAGGATCAGGCTTTGCCTCTTCCGGGGTAATGGCGGCCTATATGATGAAATAAACCATAACCCGGAATATCTTATTCAAACCTGGGCCTTGCCAGACAACGCAGGTCAATGGAACAGCAATGGATTGACCATGGGCATTTATTCTGAAGCAAGAAAAAGCAGGGACTGCCTCGCTAACCTGAAACACAATAATTTTTTGCCTTATGTAATGGCAGCCCTGCATGCTAAAAAACAAAAATGGAACGATGCGGTGGTACTGAATGATGCCGGAAGAATATGCGATACTTCCATAGCCAATATTTTTCTGATCAAAGACGAAGTGATCAGCACCGTGCCGCTGGATGAGGGTTGTATAGCAGGGGTTACCCGGAAAAACGTAATAAAACTCCTTGCTGAAAATGATATCAGGGTCCGGGAAGCCCCCATCCGTGTTGAAGAACTGCTGGATGCGGATGAAGTGTTCCTGACCAATTCCATATCCAATATCCGCTGGGTACAAAGCATGGGGGATAAAAAATATTCCAACCGCTATACCCGGGAAATTTATTCAGGTATATTCTCAACCATTTTGAAATAA
- a CDS encoding deoxyribodipyrimidine photo-lyase: MQPINIFWFRRDLRLEDNTGLYHALRSGKPVLPVFVFDKNILDKLENKTDRRVEFIHAALEELQSALVKMGSSLEVIHSTPQEAFRQLLARYRVEQVFTNHDYEPYATERDAGIAELLDEQGVRMCTFKDQVIFENDEVIKDDGKPYTVFTPYSKKWKSRLTDDHFRSYPTKNYFNNFYKQDPIPVPDLRSIGFIGSRVVFPSKDLDEQLVKKYQDQRNFPAVNGTSKLSVHLRFGTVSIRQLVQRSVGLSETFLNELIWRDFYHMILWHFPQVGTGKAFKPEYDQIEWRKDNGEFDSWCKGQTGYPIVDAGMRELNETGFMHNRVRMIVASFLTKHLLLDWRLGEAYFAEKLLDFDLAANNGGWQWAAGSGCDAAPYFRIFNPYLQTQKFDPELVYIKKWVPELNEFSYPKPVVEHDLARKRCLEVYGKALKKDMTVGLRD; this comes from the coding sequence ATGCAGCCCATCAATATTTTTTGGTTTCGCCGGGACCTACGGCTTGAAGATAATACAGGGCTATACCATGCATTGAGGTCAGGCAAACCGGTTTTACCCGTTTTTGTCTTTGATAAGAACATCCTGGATAAACTGGAGAATAAGACCGACCGTCGGGTGGAGTTTATACATGCTGCACTTGAAGAATTACAGTCTGCCCTGGTGAAAATGGGGTCTTCCCTGGAAGTGATCCATTCCACACCCCAGGAAGCTTTTAGGCAACTACTTGCCAGGTACAGGGTTGAACAGGTTTTTACCAATCACGATTATGAGCCTTATGCAACAGAAAGAGATGCTGGCATCGCAGAATTGCTGGATGAACAGGGGGTTCGTATGTGTACCTTTAAGGACCAGGTGATCTTTGAAAATGATGAAGTGATTAAGGACGATGGTAAACCCTATACTGTTTTTACTCCCTACAGTAAAAAATGGAAGTCACGATTAACGGATGATCATTTCAGGTCTTACCCGACCAAAAACTACTTTAATAACTTTTATAAACAGGATCCCATACCCGTTCCGGATCTGAGATCCATCGGATTTATAGGGTCACGGGTTGTATTCCCGTCTAAAGACCTGGATGAACAACTGGTGAAAAAATACCAGGATCAAAGAAACTTTCCGGCGGTAAATGGTACTTCTAAACTAAGTGTTCATCTTCGATTCGGTACCGTAAGCATCCGGCAGCTGGTACAAAGAAGTGTGGGCCTGAGTGAGACTTTCCTGAATGAACTTATATGGCGTGACTTTTACCATATGATACTCTGGCATTTTCCGCAGGTAGGTACCGGCAAGGCTTTTAAACCGGAGTATGACCAAATTGAATGGCGAAAGGACAACGGCGAATTTGATAGCTGGTGTAAGGGACAAACCGGGTATCCCATTGTGGATGCAGGCATGCGGGAGTTGAATGAGACCGGCTTCATGCACAACCGGGTTCGGATGATCGTCGCTTCTTTCTTAACGAAGCACTTATTGCTGGATTGGCGTTTGGGGGAAGCGTACTTCGCAGAAAAATTACTGGACTTCGACCTGGCCGCCAACAACGGTGGCTGGCAATGGGCAGCCGGAAGCGGTTGTGATGCAGCGCCATACTTCCGGATATTCAATCCCTACCTGCAAACACAGAAATTCGATCCTGAACTTGTGTATATAAAAAAATGGGTTCCGGAACTAAATGAATTCAGTTATCCAAAGCCGGTCGTTGAACATGATCTTGCAAGAAAGCGTTGCCTGGAAGTTTATGGTAAGGCATTAAAGAAAGATATGACTGTTGGACTCAGGGATTAG
- a CDS encoding 1,4-dihydroxy-6-naphthoate synthase: MKLTLGFSPCPNDTFIFDALVNNKIDTGGLEVDAVLEDVQTLNEWAMEGKLDITKLSYGVLPLVLDKYILLNSGSALGRGVGPLFIKNAAFKTGKIEDCTIAIPGENTTAHLLFSLAYPDAKKKVFLRYDKIEDFVLEGKGPGVIIHENRFTYAAKGLEKITDLGDHWEKETGNAIPLGGIVIKRDTDQAVQQEVNWLIMKSIEYAYTQYPQLNDYIRMHAQEMSEEVMRKHIDLYVNKYSLNLGTEGKKAVNKLLEVSARINKGVPVTGNVFLDDTNP, translated from the coding sequence ATGAAACTTACTTTAGGCTTTTCACCCTGTCCCAACGATACATTTATTTTTGATGCACTGGTAAATAATAAGATCGATACCGGAGGCCTGGAGGTTGACGCAGTGCTTGAAGATGTACAAACCCTGAATGAATGGGCTATGGAAGGCAAACTGGATATCACTAAACTGAGCTACGGCGTATTGCCATTGGTGCTGGATAAATATATCTTATTGAACAGTGGCAGCGCTTTGGGAAGGGGTGTTGGACCCTTGTTCATTAAAAATGCAGCATTCAAAACCGGAAAAATCGAAGATTGTACCATCGCAATACCCGGCGAAAATACAACCGCCCATTTGTTGTTCTCGCTGGCGTATCCCGATGCAAAAAAAAAGGTCTTTTTACGGTATGATAAGATAGAGGATTTTGTACTGGAAGGTAAAGGCCCGGGGGTCATCATTCACGAAAACAGGTTTACCTATGCAGCAAAAGGACTGGAAAAAATAACAGACCTGGGTGATCACTGGGAGAAAGAAACAGGCAATGCCATTCCTCTTGGCGGCATCGTAATTAAACGGGATACTGACCAGGCTGTTCAGCAGGAAGTGAACTGGCTGATCATGAAAAGTATTGAATATGCATACACACAATATCCGCAGCTGAATGATTATATCCGGATGCATGCACAGGAAATGAGTGAGGAAGTAATGCGAAAGCACATTGACCTGTATGTGAATAAGTACTCCCTTAACCTGGGAACAGAGGGAAAAAAGGCAGTTAATAAATTATTGGAAGTATCCGCACGAATCAACAAGGGCGTTCCTGTAACCGGCAATGTCTTTTTAGATGATACTAATCCCTGA
- the mqnB gene encoding futalosine hydrolase — MKRKHEICPMQILLLSATEQEIKPFSDANTGTDILVSGVGVPAAMYHLQKRMQQIDYDLIIQAGIAGTFNSGVRLGQVVLVKQDTFADLGAEEKENFIPLFESGLADKNEFPFTNGWLVNNSKLMQQTTLEVVSAVTVNKVSDSLLQKQQLVKHFNAGIESMEGAALHYICLQENIPFLQLRSVSNLVGERDKTKWKMKEAIDNLNTELLKLIHGLTD, encoded by the coding sequence ATGAAGCGTAAACACGAAATTTGCCCCATGCAGATCTTATTACTATCCGCAACCGAGCAGGAGATCAAGCCATTCTCAGATGCCAATACCGGAACAGATATACTGGTTTCGGGTGTGGGGGTACCTGCTGCCATGTATCACCTGCAGAAAAGGATGCAGCAAATAGACTATGACCTGATCATCCAGGCCGGCATTGCCGGTACATTTAATTCCGGGGTCCGGTTGGGGCAGGTGGTACTGGTGAAGCAGGATACATTTGCCGACCTGGGAGCAGAAGAGAAGGAGAATTTTATACCCTTGTTTGAATCGGGCCTTGCTGACAAGAATGAATTTCCTTTTACAAACGGCTGGCTTGTAAATAACAGTAAACTGATGCAACAAACAACTCTGGAAGTTGTATCAGCGGTTACAGTAAATAAGGTAAGCGACAGCTTATTACAAAAGCAGCAGCTTGTAAAGCATTTTAATGCCGGTATCGAGTCGATGGAAGGAGCTGCCCTGCATTATATTTGTTTGCAGGAGAATATTCCCTTCCTGCAGCTAAGATCGGTATCCAATTTAGTGGGAGAAAGAGATAAGACAAAGTGGAAGATGAAAGAGGCGATAGATAACCTGAATACAGAATTATTGAAACTAATTCACGGATTAACGGATTAA
- a CDS encoding 6-carboxytetrahydropterin synthase, protein MSEKVAVYRKEHFNAAHRLYNPAWDEATNDRVFGKCNNPNFHGHNYELIVKLVGEPDPATGYVYDLKRLSDLVRSTVIDRFDHKNLNEDLVEFRNLNPTAENIVVVIYKILRAKIDPKYDLHVRLYETERNFVEYPAN, encoded by the coding sequence ATGAGTGAAAAAGTAGCTGTTTACCGTAAAGAGCATTTCAATGCAGCCCACCGGCTGTACAACCCGGCATGGGATGAAGCAACCAACGATAGGGTGTTTGGTAAATGCAATAACCCGAACTTTCATGGGCATAATTATGAACTGATCGTGAAACTGGTTGGCGAACCGGACCCTGCCACGGGTTATGTATACGACCTGAAACGGCTGAGTGACCTGGTCAGGTCAACGGTTATTGACCGTTTTGATCACAAAAACCTGAATGAGGACCTGGTAGAATTCAGGAACCTGAACCCTACCGCAGAAAACATAGTAGTTGTTATCTATAAAATATTAAGGGCAAAGATCGACCCGAAATACGACCTGCACGTGCGGCTTTATGAAACCGAACGGAATTTTGTGGAATACCCTGCGAACTAA
- the folE gene encoding GTP cyclohydrolase I FolE: MAYKKIEQYDDATTSGLMKNYRSTLQLLGEDPDREGLLKTPERLAQAMQFLTQGYGIDANEILNSAKFHEEVSEMVIVKDIELYSMCEHHMLPFYGKAHVAYIPNGYITGLSKIARVVDAYSRRLQVQERLTHQILNSIKETLQPLGVAVVIEASHLCMMMRGVEKQNSVTTTSAFWGEFEKNETRSEFVKLISAKLH; encoded by the coding sequence ATGGCTTATAAGAAGATCGAGCAGTATGATGATGCAACCACATCCGGGCTCATGAAGAATTACCGGAGTACCTTGCAATTGCTGGGAGAAGATCCGGACAGGGAAGGATTGCTGAAAACCCCTGAACGCCTGGCACAGGCCATGCAGTTCCTTACACAGGGATATGGCATTGATGCAAACGAGATACTGAATTCAGCCAAGTTTCATGAAGAGGTCAGCGAAATGGTGATCGTGAAGGATATTGAATTGTACAGCATGTGCGAGCACCACATGCTGCCCTTTTATGGGAAAGCACATGTGGCTTATATTCCCAATGGATACATTACCGGGCTGAGCAAGATCGCACGGGTGGTGGATGCGTACAGCCGCCGCCTGCAGGTACAGGAACGATTGACACACCAGATACTGAATTCGATAAAGGAAACACTGCAGCCATTAGGTGTTGCAGTGGTCATTGAAGCATCGCACCTGTGCATGATGATGCGGGGAGTGGAGAAACAAAATTCGGTTACGACCACATCCGCATTCTGGGGTGAGTTTGAAAAGAATGAGACCCGCAGTGAGTTTGTGAAACTGATCAGCGCCAAACTGCACTAA